Proteins from a genomic interval of Rosa chinensis cultivar Old Blush chromosome 2, RchiOBHm-V2, whole genome shotgun sequence:
- the LOC112186407 gene encoding protein DETOXIFICATION 27 yields the protein MPSNTNTALMEAEAPLLAEYSASDVGLKHENHDVELIDEDNQRLGRRVWIESTKLWHIVGPAIFSRVASYSMLVITQAFAGHLGDLELAAISIANNVIVGFDFGLLLGMASALETLCGQAFGAKNYYMLGVYMQRSWIVLFLCCILLLPLYLFASPVLKLLGQPTDVAELCGIVSMAMIPLHFSFAFQFPLQRFLQSQLKTGVIAWVSLAALIVHIFVSWFFVYRLELGVVGTAITLNFSWWVLTFGLFFYTICGGCPITWGGFSIEAFSGLWEFIKLSAASGVMLCLENWYYRILILMTGNLQNAKIAVDALSICMTINGWEMMIPLAFFAATGVRVANELGAGNGKAAKFATKVAVMTSVIIGLFFWVLIMMFHNEVGYIFTTSKPVLTEVNKLSLLLAFTILLNSVQPVLSGVAVGSGWQSYVAYINLGCYYLIGVPLGFLMGWVFHQGVMGIWAGMIFGGTAVQTLILGIITIRCDWEKRQRRQACMY from the exons ATGCCCAGTAATACAAACACTGCATTAATGGAAGCAGAGGCTCCGTTGTTGGCGGAGTACTCAGCTTCAGACGTCGGTTTAAAACACGAAAATCACGATGTTGAGCTCATTGATGAAGATAATCAACGTCTTGGAAGGAGAGTCTGGATTGAATCAACGAAGCTTTGGCACATAGTCGGTCCGGCAATCTTTAGCCGTGTGGCCTCCTATTCCATGCTGGTGATCACCCAAGCTTTTGCCGGCCACCTCGGCGACTTAGAGCTCGCCGCAATCTCCATTGCCAATAATGTCATCGTTGGTTTCGATTTCGGCCTCTTG TTGGGAATGGCGAGTGCTTTGGAAACACTGTGTGGGCAAGCTTTTGGTGCGAAGAATTACTATATGCTTGGAGTGTACATGCAACGCTCATGGATAGTTCTCTTCTTGTGTTGTATTCTCCTTCTACCGCTCTACCTCTTCGCCTCGCCGGTCCTAAAGCTATTAGGCCAACCGACCGACGTGGCCGAGCTCTGTGGGATTGTGTCCATGGCCATGATACCGCTTCACTTCAGCTTCGCGTTTCAGTTCCCGCTGCAGAGGTTCTTGCAGAGCCAGCTGAAGACGGGTGTGATTGCCTGGGTGTCTCTGGCGGCTCTGATTGTTCATATCTTTGTGAGTTGGTTCTTTGTGTATAGGCTTGAGCTTGGAGTGGTCGGAACTGCCATTACCTTGAATTTTTCGTGGTGGGTTTTGACTTTCGGGCTTTTCTTTTACACTATTTGTGGTGGCTGTCCTATAACTTGGGGTGGATTCTCCATCGAAGCGTTTTCTGGTCTTTGGGAGTTCATCAAACTCTCTGCTGCTTCTGGAGTTATGCTCTG CCTGGAGAATTGGTATTATAGAATACTGATACTGATGACTGGAAATCTACAAAATGCAAAGATTGCTGTGGATGCTTTGTCTATATG CATGACCATTAACGGCTGGGAGATGATGATTCCTCTGGCTTTCTTCGCTGCAACTGG AGTGAGGGTTGCAAATGAGCTTGGAGCTGGGAATGGCAAGGCAGCCAAGTTTGCAACTAAAGTAGCAGTTATGACCTCTGTTATAATTGGCCTcttcttctgggttttgatAATGATGTTCCACAATGAGGTCGGCTATATATTTACCACCAGTAAACCTGTCCTTACTGAAGTAAACAAACTCTCCCTCCTCTTGGCATTTACAATTCTTCTCAACAGTGTCCAACCTGTTCTCTCTG GGGTGGCTGTGGGATCTGGGTGGCAATCGTATGTGGCATACATAAACTTGGGTTGCTATTATCTCATTGGGGTGCCACTAGGGTTTCTCATGGGATGGGTTTTCCATCAAGGAGTTATG GGAATTTGGGCTGGAATGATTTTTGGAGGGACTGCAGTCCAAACCTTGATATTGGGCATCATTACCATTAGATGCGACTGGGAAAAGAG GCAGAGAAGGCAAGCATGCATGTACTGA
- the LOC112183958 gene encoding uncharacterized protein LOC112183958, translated as MVWRAPLLMLVVRVFANPYRRQLVRPRSTPPPRAWLKVNVDGAFNASMKMGGIGLVIRDSSGHFVAGHAAPFTHIRSPEQVELMAVLLAIRFVLDHGLQPVVFESDSLQVVKACNSVSSNLSILGFLYEDVTLSLADVPGSTLHHVYREANEAAHRLARQALIFASPKSWFTTPLGIISDVLFVDCNHI; from the coding sequence ATGGTTTGGAGAGCTCCCCTGCTAATGTTAGTAGTAAGGGTATTTGCAAACCCTTACCGCAGGCAGCTAGTTCGTCCTCGCTCGACTCCTCCTCCTCGGGCTTGGCTTAAAGTGAACGTAGATGGGGCCTTCAATGCCTCAATGAAGATGGGTGGCATTGGGTTGGTAATACGTGATTCTAGTGGGCATTTTGTGGCTGGTCATGCTGCCCCTTTCACACATATACGGTCTCCAGAGCAGGTTGAGCTTATGGCAGTCCTTCTAGCTATCCGCTTTGTCCTTGATCATGGGCTTCAACCTGTGGTCTTTGAATCAGACTCATTGCAAGTTGTCAAAGCATGCAATTCGGTATCTTCTAATTTGTCTATCCTTGGGTTTTTATACGAGGATGTTACATTGTCTCTTGCAGACGTACCTGGCTCTACACTTCATCATGTGTATCGTGAAGCTAATGAAGCGGCTCACCGTTTGGCTCGTCAAGCACTTATTTTTGCTAGTCCTAAATCTTGGTTTACCACACCTCTGGGTATTATATCGGATGTGTTATTTGTTGATTGTAACCATATTTGA